From the genome of Solanum lycopersicum chromosome 12, SLM_r2.1:
acctaatGATCATCACGAGGATGACGGGCCATCACAAGATCCGTATGTGTTCTTTTTATGTATTTCAtgctcaaaaacctctgcattcatattttagaaagattttcagcaaataaagagaaacatatataaaaaattagcacaaaaaggcttttggacacactaaacttaaggaaaaagtattaataatactgtgaaaccacggtatatcagtcgACAGACAAATTTACGGTAGGTCAGACTATGGTGTGTATTCCATGTCTGTCAATCAAGAAAACGTCCTACCACTCCTTGATATGATCCACAAATGTCAAGCACGGTTCGTAGATAGACCCACAATCCGTAGGTCTAACTCAAAGGAAAACTAGCAGATAGTTAAGGAAGAAGTGTTGTTTTGTCaccttcaaatggtcataactcttatcGCAAAAATAAATAGGTGTTTGATATCCTACCCacagatatataatttaattatctttccatagacaccgaccttgctaaaatcagacttCTGAGTATAATGTTATTCCCATTTTAGTAAAAGACTATTTAAAAAGGCCAACTGACGGACCAACTTATGGGGCATGGATCCAACTACGAACCCTTTATCTTGGCCGTAGGTTGGTCTGACCGCAACTTTTCCAGGGGTCTTTAGGACCTTTCCCACttaatttataacaaaataaatgtcGTGTTGACCTTAAATCATCttattttagtaagtttaagGCTAGAAACTTAATGAAAACATATCTAAgtgaaatcattaaatcaaattttgaaaattagaatcaagaaagagaaaaagctcaagaccCCTAGATCAAGAACAGGGCAAGTTTCTAGAAGATCCTGACCCAAAACCAAGTGTTTCtccatgaatttcatcaccaggtatgtgggatttcagtagtgggttcctttcacttCTTGGGTCGTTAGATTTCAGTCAGATTTTTGATTCTCATATAATGATTAGACCTAGGATTTTTAGAACTTCAACAGAACTTCATAAacttattagttatatgtttcaaatcaaattatcatgttattattccatttattacatgaatttcataaccatagctatgtatttctttagttcttgaaatacacatgctaggtcagatatttcaattACTTCAATTTTACATGTCTTAGTAGTAAATGCATagttaccagattaattgttgaatTCTCAGTTTGGATGTTCAATTTTGAGATATcaagtatttacagaaactcattCATAATAAGCTAATTACATAAgtatgggagtagcataatatcaAGTTTGTCTAGGGTTCAGCATACCCAATTAGtcctactagccaagtaggtagTAAGTCCCCTtggtgggcaatcagtttagtgatcgcGCCATCATGTCTTTATACCTTTGACAGGgaatattgggtcctcttgatggggcgtatacatcggattccacatttagctcatgtggttttattatcggttaatagtagctcccacagtttattcaaactctcttcattgatcatttatcagtatattcaatattcagttTAAGCAAGTTATAAATTGGTTATTGGATAAAGTAAACTCATAATTCAGTATATTAGGTTTAGATTATTGTACTTGACTTTGTGCttgttaatttatgttttatttcagcgtTATTCTATCCTATATGTTCAGTACCTTtaaagtactgacgcatacatgCTCTACATCATCTCAAGATATAGGTTGATGTTCTTAGCATCCAGATCATGAATAGATCAATTTTCCAATCTCTAGTTCAATACATTCAGTAGTGAGTTCTCATTCTTTGAGGATAACAGTCATGTGTTTCTTTTCAAGTacttagtcatttagtttcaattttgctagatttagttggggcttgtccctGTATTTCTAGTCCAGCTTAGAGGCTTAATTCAAACAAAGTTAGTTTCTACttattattgagttaataacttattcgtattaaactcattgattTCATTTATCTCTGTTATAGAATAcaggtattccccatcttttcatattaaaattatgatttagtttcGTCTACAGTTTATCTTCtatagtatgctcatgatcactCCAGTAGTTAGCTTGGGATAATTTATGGTCCTAGTTTCTGTGTCCACATCTCAGGGatagctcggggcgtgaaaaTTTTGGGTATTTCATGGGAAGGTTATATAATGATTTCCAATCAGTTTTACCTCACATTCAGTCACTCAAATCAAACCTCAAAATCTCTaacctctctctactttctctctttaTGCAGCCTCCATTGAAGGAATCAAGAAGCTTTAAGGAGAAGACCATATTCTCTAGGATTTCACTAGAATTTTGTAAATGAAATTTCACTATGGTATGGATTCTTCACTCCATAGAGTAATTTCCCAAAGAGGTGCTTTCAAGGTTGAATTCTAAATCACCTAACTCCAAGGGTTTTcttctataaatgggttttctCTTACagatgggttttcttctaaacttggAATTGACGATTTTTTAGGACTAATTGTGATTAACAATGGctaattaaatatagatttttgagtAATTGGTGTTGATTATTGGTAAGACCTTGGGGAAGGATTTGAAGGTTAATTGGCAAGACCGTTTGATCTtgaaacctttacttcaattatcaTGGTTTATACTTGATggtgttcaattgaagtattacATGTGATTATATTAACTACATGATGGTATGATGAATGTAATTGAAATTTCATAACTATGTGAATTGTGAGATTACGATGAAGGTTTGATTATATAAGGTTGATTATGAATCACTtttgtgccttactatgatgtCATGAAGATGGTGCTAATTTCATAAATGAAGGGTCGcaatgaaaggacattctcattgAATTCCTAATGCGCTAATGATTATTACATAaaaggggttagtctcctataaCATACATTAATCTATTACTGATTAATAAAGGCCTAAAGACATTTCGAAAAGGGACTTTCGCTTAGCACAAAGTGAACTAGTTACGAGAGGTGTCATTGGGAAGGTACGTTCACAGTGGTTCTCAACATATAGATATTACATAGCCAtggtgcataaagagggtctcatGTAtttctcctagttcttgaactattttttcctcataggaatactagcttgtacatccacctagaatgctatgttcatgttttagtcctaccttggcaagtagaccacattcttttggtgtagggctTCATGACACCGATTCCTtatttagatcatgtggtccatgtcggttaaggaaattgttcacaaaagtaaaatgaagttatAAAGTGAACACTGACTAAGGTGGCTTAAGGATTtttacttagtgtaggtgggggtatgAGAATcaatctatacattgcacaagtaagccTTGAGGTAAGTTGTCACATACCAAGGCCATACCTTAGCAGTTAGGGTAAATGTCGGATTGCAAtcagcgtacttgacctctcgaaggtcttgtacaagaccttacGTATCAGacatcgcatatacataatgagAAGTAGTGTGAAATAAAAACATTTCACAAAACATTTCATAGTCTACAGaaactttttcatatataatcataggaaatactacgactcaatctcattaatttatgaCACGAGAATACTTTTGGGGCACGGCCCATACACaatatgaatatagaaatacttagtttattacaatactttgaaaagtaaacataaaagacatttaTATGTGCCCTCGattcaattgaggacatacttcaacttagaatcatattataattataaaaaaaaatttacaacttagaaacacataagacaAAATTTAAGGGATTAATCACATTTTTAGAGCAACCTTACAGTAAGTTATATTCAATATACAGTGAATTGCTTCACTATTACAGTGAAGTGCTTTCTTGTTCCTTTTAACATTTTCTAGCATGTAGTCTTCTCActaaagctatcctaagactcacctaagaaacacaaagagagaccgcccatacgaCCTCCGTAAGCATGCCTAAATTACCATCAAGACATTTTATATTAAGACgcatacacacttacaaggcatcaaacatataaacatgatatttcctctaccaaaggtgattctaagtgtCACTTGACTTAGTTTTGAAGTGACCGCCTATTTAATCCTTAGACCAACAATTGATAGATCCTGTAGAATACCTTTGATAGAATAATTCTCACTTAACACAACAACATATAGaaaatatgacattctcttgccaaaggctatcaaaagacttacttatgtaaatcaaaaagaaaatgtccataattgaactcttcaatactaccttaataatccttaagactacctaagtttagatcatgtccacacaatcaacatcttccctaactagagttattcttaagactcatctaggtaagatacgaagtgaccattcataTGACCCCTTCACACCTTATCTAGACAatccttaactactctagataagtacttattcatttaacataatttcttatattatgacattatattcattagttaatttaagagacattcaacatataaaggatattaaaaataaaggtcttggacaagacctaggaactaaACTCACACCTTTAAAGCCTATAGTGCAATgtgtagatagcatcccatatcaccacctaaacttcatagaacttctctaatgctactagttattaatatgatgagaataggaaacaACCGATATAAAACATGATAGTAAAGCATGCTATTCGAAGTTCCAACCTACTACAATGAGGGTGATCTACTTCCAAATTGTAAAACATAGACTCAAGGTACATGGTGATGGAATTCTAAGGGCATGCTTTTTAATTTAGTCTCACTATTTAACTAGAAACACTTCTCTTATTATACTAGCTCTGTGCTATCCatcgttctcatagagtaattaacACTTAATGTTAATATAAGGGGGTTCCATataaagttcataacccaataacattgaccctaccaaagaaaggtcctctagggctacctcacaatgaaAAAAAGAATCTCATCATGACTCTTCTAAGGATTAATATAAAGTCGTTCCATCCAGTCAACCTTAAGTCTATGATTCCTTattttgaaggataccattacgctttcgacttcaacattcttaaccttacaactaggttcaaggttttaCATGAAGGACCCTTTTAatatcatttaaggtctcatatCGTTAATATATTCAAGAATAAAAGAATTTAGCATTCTatgtcaagacatcacatattgacattaatacatgtatcaagtaagggacacaagtcaatcAAAACAAGGCACATCATACTTCACTTttacacatattacatgtcattctagaaacacatagaaataacccttatcatctttattcatcctatatactaccatatcatcatctaTATGAAcaacatagactcatatagtcagtTACGAATAACATatatcaaccctaagactatacacacaaagCCATAGTCATAATCTTGCATGATCACATGAATAAGATTAAGAAAAGAGCAAAAATACTTTCACATTGCTTATCATGTAGATGTatattatcatacttcacattatcatcataatacttcaagtaaatGCCGACAAAGacataatcatcatattactCAAAATAACATCGACAAGGCCACACCAACttcaagtaaagcacataacattGCCACCATATGCAGATCATaccaatcataacataatttaagtCTAATCAatgtcaaataaattaaataggtAAGCGTACCACCATTCCATACACAATACCTCAATCCAATGCCCAATCAACCAAATCAATATCATAAGGCacttacccatggtcataaccaataattcaatacaattaaatcaataatcaatgaaactaggtcaattcactacaaattaatcaatataatacaacctatatatcaatttattaaattattacattaatgaacagcccatagaaaactacactagaattcaaaagcattaaataaatatcaagtaacctataacttagtcaaaaactagtTCATCAAATTGATGAGTTCAtatgttaattaagttaaaatgatataataataacaattcaGTCATGACCAGGGTGTACACCCTAGACTAAACCAGCATtgttgacctctcggaggttgTAGACAATCCTACATACTTCCTCATTATATAATATAGGTTaatttttgcggaaaatttaaaaacttttgttTGCTTTGAAGTACACATAGAGTTCATAGTAAGAAGTGTATTATATCACATCAtttcacaacaaccatctaatattaagatattTAAATGAAGGAAATATTTCTTCACTAAACTAATATAAAGTTGTGAAATATCACCAATACGACGTCTAAAAATAAGTATGAAAGAAACGCTAATGGAACACCCTTCACTTGCTCATGTCTACTTTTAGGatagaatataatatataagCATCCTCAAAAACATGAGGTTCTATAAAGCGGGGATTAATGCTCCATGTACGGATAGCTTCAACGTAGACTCGAAAGCTCTAGTGTCCACCTGAACCTACACCTAAATATAGAGATTgaatggaattagtacacacatgttctaagtatgggtgtatgcaagtacacacctaggacatgcatgattaagaatatCTCTCCtaatgatatgaattatggaaagccaagtcagttggacttgccaaataatattaggaaagtcatgctacAAGAGTAACTTGCATTATCACTCAGTTCAAATTGCACACACCACATAACATATTCCAAATAGCACACGCATAAATATCACATATCATCCATTATATATCATGAGACCAAGGAATCACGGACTTTAGATTTGGACTTCCCAactgagggctcaacatatgcgACCTCAACttgggagccttctttagcaaacatagagtttattttattcaattttatgcaCTTCATTTTCAGTCATTCATATacctagaattttttttaagacttTTATCAGGTGCACTATGTAATGAACAAGAacgacctagtgtcattacttgagtctagtttACTTCTTGATTACCCTATCCAAACACCTtaagtatcattcatttcatattgTGCAATACTTGAGGCtagcctcattctttctttgggaactttaactttaactgatatagatcatgtgacctccataaaatccaattTGTACCACACAtcgaaaagaggtagaatcaTCGGCCAAAGTGAtatcaaaacatgctagcatatttAGTGATTTGAACCCTTCTAGAACCCTATGTTAGCTACATAGggtcaaagactaggagatataagtaTATCCATACCCGTGTTGTATTAATcttgatttaaaatttcaacattGGGGAACCTGAGGTCGATCCCCAACACCTacacttctcttttttttctttttttctatccTTTTTCGTTTGAGACCAAGAGGgtgtgggatcgatcccccacaacgtcattatatttttctttagcTTTTCTCCAAATTTTCTCTCCTATACAACATGTTGTGGGTTTGATCCCCAACcacctcattttatttatttttattcttgcatGGAATGATCTTAATTTTTGCAAAGGACACACAGGTTTAAATTCCATGTGCgtcatttcttttaattttttttctaagctCTCTTACTCGGCTAATACCAAAGATTGATTCCCCCTAACCtaacttttaatataaaattttaagtagTTGCATATGGTGAGGTCTTGGGCTCAATCCCTTATCAACTCACAcctaaaaaaacttttaagaaaacacaaaaaatattaatcatgcTTAGTCGAGAAAATGTTTCAAGATTTCCAGTATATTTTACTCAATCTTTTGTATGttagatttttatgaaaattcgCTGGGCATTTCATAATTTATCACATGCATTTTTCCATGTAATTTCATACAAAAACACAAGGATTTAACATACCATTTTCATACTCCAATTCATACCATTTTCATGCTCCAAATTGAGACCAAGAGACACGGTCACACACACACATTGCACACGTTTATCATCACATAATTCCGCACATAcacacataaaaataatcaaaatgaaaACATATTACACACCTAAATTCTACCATCAAACATGTCAAACCTACAACAATCTATGGGATCTAGTGATAGGGACATGCAAAGGGGAACATTCCTAGTTTTTATATTAGATTTCGACTAAATATTAGAAGTCTCTTGGGGAAGTAACCAGTAGGaagaaaactcataccttttTTTTCGTTTAACGCCTTTCAAGTGGTGCCAACGCCCACGAAAAATAGTGTTTCTCCAACAAAACCTCACGCTTACACCATTTGAAAAATGTTTCtgcttttcatttttagttagtttttcttttgagttttagcATACAAGTTCTTCGAGagtgatgaattttttttttttgtttattgatGATGAGCGTGAGAAAAAGTGTGGATAGTCATGAGAAAGAGAATGGATAGGCGTGATAAAGAGAGTGGAGAGATGTGAGAGAAAGTTTAGGAGTAGAAATTTTAGTTGAAGATTTAATCAATCTAGgattcttttaaattaaaaaatctgattttccctTGATTAAATTAGCAAATTAAATACCAATGAAGTCAACTTTATATTGCTTCCACCAAGGATCGAACCCAGTGGATCTCATCTCGCAAAAATAGGTCAATACGAGTAAACACTACATGAATTATCCactgtattaattaattaattaattaattaattatttaggatAATTGAAATACTACCCCTAGCCTtgaaaagatcattttacccctagacccttcaAACCTAATATTACCCCTTTCAACTCCGATTAAGGCTCATTCTTGGTGAATCTTTatattcgggtgccctacatAGAGGAACCCAACCTTGACTAGCTCAACTTACTTACCAAGTTGGTTGGCTTTAATGGTATACGAGTTTAGAGTTCTGGTTccacgcgcatcaatccgtttGAATCCAATATAATCTAGGAATTATAGGTACGTTTATGCATAACTTAGCATAATTATTTTCGGGTTGTTACAGTATCCCAATTTAGGAACATTTCTCCCCGAGTGACACTTTTTAATCATCTATCATAATTCCAGTCATAGCATAACATAAGTACTATACATAGTCAAGCATTAGCAACAAAGAATAGTGGAAATAAGGAAACTTAAACATAAGAGAAGTAAGTCTAACTTCATGAGCTGAAAAGATGAGGCTAGCATGTTTtatatcggcctcggcctcccacatAGAACCGtcaacaagatggttcctccagaataccttcactgtggaaACCTCCTTGTATCTCAGCCACTTCACCTGCTGGGCTTAAATCTCAACAAGAAGCTCCTCAAaggacaagtcttcatcaaCCCCCAACCCTTCAACAGGCAGAATCGATGCTGGATAACCGaggcacttctttaacatagagacatgaaagattGGGTGAATATAAGATAGCTCCGCAGGTAATTCAAACTTAgaggccacctcacccacacgtTGCAGAATCTCATATGGCCCAACGTACCTTATATTCAACTTCCCCTTCCTACCAAACCACGTCAATCCATTtatgggtgatatcttcaagtaaactTGGTCACCAACTTCAAACTCTAAGGGCCTCTTCCTTTTATTTAGATAAGAATTCTGCTGACTATAAGTAGtagccaacctgtccctaatcacccttaccttctctaaggcctcatgaatgatctctagacccaaaatggatgactctctAACCTCGAACCAACCAACTGGAGAGCTACACCTTACCATACAGTGCCTTCAATAatgccatcccaatgctggagtgatagaTGTTATTATATAAGAACTCTATCAACGGAAGAtggtcatcccaactacctctAAAATTGATCAGACACGCCCTCAACATCTCCTCAAATGTCTAAATGATGTGTTATTCCTGCCCACCTATCTGAGGATGGAAAGCAGTACTGATATTTACCTTCATGCCTAAGCTCATCTTGAAGGATCTAAAGAATTGCTGAAGtgaactgagctcctctattCAAAATGATAgtcaaaggaatcccatgccaccTCACAATCTCATAAATGTAGAATCTTGCATAATCCTTGATTCTATAAGTAGAATTCACTTGGATAATGTtggaagacttagtcatcctgtcaAATAGAACCCATAGTGAGTTATGTTGTCTCCTAGTCCTTGAaagaccaactacgaagtcCATGTTAATGGACTCCAGTTTCCAAGTTGGAACCTCAATCATCTGAGTAAGATGACTAGAATTAAGGTTCTCCACCTTAACTTACTGAGAATTAGTACACCTGGCCATATATTCAGCAGTacccttcttcatgccatccacCAATAGATCTGgttgaggtcatgatacatcttggtggaacgtAGATTTATCGAATACGTGTGACCATTGCGCTCGACAACAATCTTGAtctgcaaatcatccacatctgtTACACACAGCCTGTCATGTTACCTAAGTATGTCATGACCTCCCAAAGAAAAGGACCAATTCATCGTTATCAGCTCTGAGTCCTTCAACTTCGTCAACATAGGATCAAGATGTTGAACCTTCTTGACTTCTACTTCCAAGGATGATTCAGAAGTAGAATGAACTGAAACAACCCCACTAGTACAGTCCATCAATTGCACACCCAGTCGGGCCAGTCTGTGTACATCCTTCACGAACTCCTTCTTCCCATCATTAATGTTGATTGTAATCCCCATGCTCAACCTTCTCAACATGCACCAACATCCTGAACAATTCCATGCTATCATGGAGCATCACAACCCGACACTCATCCTCCAAGTCCTCTAAGATTTCTGTAAGGAATCTGCTCATCTCGTCCCTGCTATTTGACAAAAGACAAGTGGCATACCTatacaattatacaaattttcaGGGAATACTCTCTAACACTCATTAAGACCTGCTTATGGTTGATGAACTCCTTAACCTTAGCCTCTCTCATCTCTCAGGTTAAGAAACTGTTCCAGAATGGCTATCTTAAACAGCTCCCATGTGATCGGACCTCCACCCAATGCCCTGCTATcctgccacatcttgcaccaagcaTGTGCAACATTTTTCAGTTTGTTCAATGAACCCCATTGCCACCCAAATCTTCTAGACCTTCTCCACGAACTCCTGTGGATCCTCTATAGTCTTACATACTGTAAAGATTGGAGGATTTATCCTCGAAAAATCTCGCAACTTGTTCGCCATGTTGTTGGATAGTGGGTTCTCCTGCTGAAACTCGTGTCTGTTCGCCTGAATTGTCATAGCCTGAGCTAGCACAGTGATGGCTTGAGCTATTTTTCCCAAACCAGTCCGCACATGTACTTCAGTTAACCTAGCAGGGTTAACTGGCAGGGCCACTCCCGCAACCGAAGCGTGGGGTTGAAATTGTTGCCCCTAATAGCTGCTCCTACTCTTCCCTGACCAACGTTTTCCCTTGTGTTCATTTTCTAAAAGGAATAATAATTGATGTTAGATACGCTCATAACACTAAGAAATTATACATTAAGGAACGCACGATAAGATCAAAAGAAGGGAAATTTCGTACGCATCATGCAATCTCTAATTAATGGTAGTGGTGCACTACACTACCATAACTTAGAAACTACccgatgtggttgatgtgaataTTATTATCCTAAGAATTAAACCTAATGATCTAATACAACGTTTGTCATGAACTAGGTCTAGACCCTAGCTGAAACCGGTGTCATTGGCCTCTCTCAAGTCACAGACAAGCGTCCATATGTCCTCATTACATCGAATAGGTTGATTGttgcataaaatttaaaaatatttgtttcatttgaagtatacatagacttcatagtgAGAATTTCATTATATCTCATCAGTTCACAACAACCATACaataataagatattcaaaTAAAGGAAATAGCTCATAATTGCATTTATATATACTTGCCAAAATTAGACAAATACCACGTctgaaaataagtaagaaaaaacgctagtggaacacaCTCCACTAGATCATGTCTACTTCTAGGCTAgaatataaaacataagaatTCTCAAAAGCTTAAGGGTCTTCcatgtccggatgaatgctccacgtccggatagctacAAAATAGTATCATAAGCTCTAGAGTCCACCTGCACCTTAACCTAAGAGTACAAAATTGTATGGAATAAGTACACACTTCTACTAAATAAGTgtgtatgcaagtacacactaaggacatgcatgattagtAATAGTTCTCTCCTAACAATATGAATTGTGGAAATCCAAGTCAACTGGACTTACCAAATCACATTATGAATGTCATGCTATGATAGTAACATGCATTATCATTCTATTCATATTGCAcccaacacataacatatttcatatagcacCCACATATATATCACATATCATCCATTCTATACAATGAGAACTTGGAATCACGGActtaacattaggacttcccaattGAGTACTAAACGTACGGGACCTCAAACTTCGGAGCCTTCTTTAtcaaacacaaagtctgcttcattcattcatacatacttca
Proteins encoded in this window:
- the LOC138340261 gene encoding uncharacterized protein, whose amino-acid sequence is MVRCSSPVGWFEVRESSILGLEIIHEALEKVRVIRDRLATTYSQQNSYLNKRKRPLEFEVGDQVYLKISPINGLTWFGRKGKLNIRYVGPYEILQRVGEVASKFELPAELSYIHPIFHVSMLKKCLGYPASILPVEGLGVDEDLSFEELLVEI